In the genome of Drosophila yakuba strain Tai18E2 chromosome 3R, Prin_Dyak_Tai18E2_2.1, whole genome shotgun sequence, one region contains:
- the LOC6535846 gene encoding uncharacterized protein LOC6535846, which produces MAAMQSGGRPRERLLYAFRGWIAFVAFMDLGTAFRSYIERRSFMGDHSDIQFIEGDYTISRIIGMYCLLKAIALVHCTLYIHYKPVVSMGGCSLALTMVFYATEALYFRSSTINFYVIFPCVLNSITLLGLIYIPKRLRLWEPNMDLDDENSQLLKQMTGFKRRRAKKQ; this is translated from the exons AT GGCTGCAATGCAGTCTGGTGGACGACCCCGCGAGCGATTGCTGTACGCCTTTCGAGGATGGATAGCATTCGTTGCCTTCATGGACTTGGGCACGGCTTTCAGGAGCTATATAGAAAGACGCAGCTTCATGGGCGACCACAGCGACATTCAGTTCATAGAGG GGGACTACACCATATCGCGAATCATCGGGATGTACTGCCTGCTAAAGGCCATCGCTCTTGTACACTGCACGCTCTACATCCACTACAAGCC GGTGGTCAGCATGGGTGGCTGCTCCTTGGCCCTCACCATGGTCTTCTATGCCACCGAGGCACTCTACTTTCGCTCTAGCACCATTAACTTCTACGTGATCTTCCCGTGTGTGCTAAATT CTATAACTCTACTGGGACTAATTTACATACCCAAACGACTGCGGCTCTGGGAGCCAAATATGGATCTCGATGACGAGAACTCACAGCTTCTAAAGCAAATGACGGGCTTTAAGAGACGACGAgcgaaaaaacaataa
- the LOC6535848 gene encoding G-box-binding factor isoform X2, whose amino-acid sequence MQMRVAELPAVQLLLPLIIIGLASGQRVAPGVNPQHYQQVPQQVPQHHPPPPPQHHQPQYQQQVHSAPGVPPQQYQYEQVQYEQVQVPVQQPAPAQYQQVPVQQQQQQHQPIHQQPPPQQVQQQPQQQQGHHQQAGGHHHGQPQQVLNTGNIQQERAHIQEHMQVPIDTSKMSEAELQFHYFKMHDSDNNNKLDGCELIKSLIHWHVKDSSEKAAEGHQEGHTEGQTDQPEDHKSGSVYTDKALEDTIDYVLKSMDLNNDGFVDWAEYRKTEANIGKD is encoded by the exons ATGCAGATGCGCGTCGCGGAATTGCCGGCAGTCCAGCTGCTACTGCCCCTAATCATAATTGGATTGGCTAGCGGACAACGCGTAGCTCCCGGCGTGAATCCGCAACACTAT CAACAAGTGCCGCAGCAGGTGCCacagcaccacccaccgccaccaccgcaGCACCACCAGCCGCAGTACCAGCAACAGGTCCACTCAGCACCCGGTGTGCCGCCCCAGCAATAC CAATATGAGCAGGTTCAATATGAGCAGGTTCAAGTCCCCGTGCAGCAGCCCGCACCGGCCCAATATCAGCAAGTTCctgtgcagcagcaacagcagcagcatcaaccAATCCACCAGCAACCGCCGCCGCAGCaagtgcaacagcaaccacagcagcagcaggggcacCACCAGCAGGCAGGTGGCCACCACCATGGGCAACCTCAGCAGGTCCTAAACACCGGCAACATCCAGCAGGAGCGCGC TCACATCCAGGAGCACATGCAAGTGCCGATCGATACGAGCAAGATGTCCGAAGCCGAGCTACAGTTCCACTACTTCAAGATGCACGACTcggacaacaacaacaagttggACGGCTGCGAGCTGATCAAGTCACTGATCCATTGGCACG TCAAAGACAGTAGCGAGAAAGCAGCCGAGGGCCACCAAGAAGGACACACCGAGGGCCAAACGGACCAGCCCGAGGATCACAAGTCCGGATCAGTGTACACGGACAAAGCTCTGGAGGACACCATTGACTATGTGCTGAAGTCCATGGATCTGAACAATGATGGCTTTGTCGACTGGGCCGAGTACCGCAAGACTGAGGCAAACATTGGCAAGGACTAG
- the LOC6535848 gene encoding putative uncharacterized protein DDB_G0268364 isoform X1, with the protein MQMRVAELPAVQLLLPLIIIGLASGQRVAPGVNPQHYQQVPQQVPQHHPPPPPQHHQPQYQQQVHSAPGVPPQQYQYEQVQYEQVQVPVQQPAPAQYQQVPVQQQQQQHQPIHQQPPPQQVQQQPQQQQGHHQQAGGHHHGQPQQVLNTGNIQQERAHIQEHMQVPIDTSKMSEAELQFHYFKMHDSDNNNKLDGCELIKSLIHWHEQGSKEQPNGEKPHVEEKVFSDEELVALIDPILQMDDTSRDGYIDYPEFIKAQQKAAEKQQQQQQQPQEQQQQQQPVH; encoded by the exons ATGCAGATGCGCGTCGCGGAATTGCCGGCAGTCCAGCTGCTACTGCCCCTAATCATAATTGGATTGGCTAGCGGACAACGCGTAGCTCCCGGCGTGAATCCGCAACACTAT CAACAAGTGCCGCAGCAGGTGCCacagcaccacccaccgccaccaccgcaGCACCACCAGCCGCAGTACCAGCAACAGGTCCACTCAGCACCCGGTGTGCCGCCCCAGCAATAC CAATATGAGCAGGTTCAATATGAGCAGGTTCAAGTCCCCGTGCAGCAGCCCGCACCGGCCCAATATCAGCAAGTTCctgtgcagcagcaacagcagcagcatcaaccAATCCACCAGCAACCGCCGCCGCAGCaagtgcaacagcaaccacagcagcagcaggggcacCACCAGCAGGCAGGTGGCCACCACCATGGGCAACCTCAGCAGGTCCTAAACACCGGCAACATCCAGCAGGAGCGCGC TCACATCCAGGAGCACATGCAAGTGCCGATCGATACGAGCAAGATGTCCGAAGCCGAGCTACAGTTCCACTACTTCAAGATGCACGACTcggacaacaacaacaagttggACGGCTGCGAGCTGATCAAGTCACTGATCCATTGGCACG AGCAAGGCAGCAAGGAGCAGCCGAACGGAGAGAAGCCGCACGTGGAGGAGAAGGTCTTTTCCGACGAGGAGCTGGTGGCCCTCATTGATCCCATCCTGCAGATGGACGACACCTCGCGCGACGGCTACATTGACTATCCCGAGTTTATCAAGGCGCAGCAAAAGGCAGccgagaagcagcagcagcaacagcagcagccgcaagaacagcagcaacagcagcaaccggTTCATTAG
- the LOC6535849 gene encoding 40S ribosomal protein S20, translating to MAAAPKDIEKPHGGDSASVHRIRITLTSRNVRSLENVCRDLINGAKNQNLRVKGPVRMPTKTLRITTRKTPCGEGSKTWDRFQMRIHKRIIDLHSPSEIVKKITSINIEPGVEVEVTIAN from the exons ATG GCTGCTGCACCCAAGGATATTGAGAAGCCCCATGGCGGCGATTCTGCCTCTGTGCACCGCATCCGCATCACCCTGACCTCCAGGAACGTGCGTTCCCTGGAGAACGTGTGCCGCGACCTGATCAACGGTGCCAAGAACCAGAACCTGCGCGTCAAG GGCCCCGTGCGCATGCCGACCAAGACCCTGCGCATCACCACCCGTAAGACTCCTTGTGGTGAGGGTTCGAAGACCTGGGATCGCTTCCAG ATGAGAATCCACAAGCGCATCATCGACTTGCACTCGCCCTCTGAGATCGTCAAGAAGATCACCTCCATCAACATCGAGCCCGGCGTAGAGGTTGAGGTCACAATCGCCAACTAA
- the LOC6535852 gene encoding calmodulin-like protein 4: MARYFKEQDIDEFRECFYLFARSGQINNLDELTVIMRSLGLSPTIQELVSYLKQKNGKMSFADFLDIMHQHSKVESLPDEVIAAFKAADPQNKGTISARQLRNLLQNWGEGLSMREVDNIFREANVNNNSTVRYADFVKIACAPVPDYY, translated from the exons ATG GCTCGTTACTTCAAAGAACAGGATATTGATG AGTTCCGTGAATGTTTTTATCTGTTCGCCCGTTCGGGCCAAATCAACAATTTGGACGAACTAACC GTTATTATGCGTTCGTTGGGTCTTTCACCGACGATTCAAGAACTGGTTTCTTATCTGAAGCAAAAGAATGGGAAAATGAGCTTCGCCGACTTCCTGGACATTATGCACCAGCACTCCAAGGTGGAGAGTTTGCCGGACGAGGTCATTGCGGCTTTTAAAGCAGCTGATCCGCAAAATAAGGGAACCATCTCGGCCAGGCAGCTGCGCAATCTTCTCCAAAACTGGGGAGAGGGTCTGTCCATGCGCGAGGTTGACAACATCTTCCGGGAGGCCAATGTGAACAACAATAGCACTGTGCGGTATGCGGACTTTGTCAAGATTGCATGTGCCCCAGTTCCCGACTACTATTAG
- the LOC6535853 gene encoding adenylosuccinate synthetase yields the protein MSTSATNGTHYEQLHQGRTKMYKSKVDVVLGAQWGDEGKGKVVDMLASDVDIVCRCQGGNNAGHTVVANGTEFDFHLLPSGVVNEKCVSVIGNGVVIHLPSLFDEVLKNEAKGLQHLENRLIISDRAHLVFDFHQHVDGMQEAEKGGKSLGTTKKGIGPAYSSKATRNGIRVGELLGDFNLFSEKFKSIVATHVRLFPSINVDVEAELARYKDYADKVRPYVKDTICFLHTALRNGKTILVEGANAAMLDIDFGTYPYVTSSNCSIGGVLTGLGLPPQTIGEVIGVVKAYTTRVGDGPFPTEQLNDIGDLLQTRGFEIGVTTKRKRRCGWLDIPLLKYTSLVNGYTCICVTKLDILDTLPEIKVAVAYKKPNGEKLDHFPGTIAELGSIEVEYAVLPGWQTSTEDVRNFKELPENAQSYVRFLESELSVPVRWVGVGKGRESIINVH from the exons ATGTCAACCAGCGCCACCAACGGCACGCACTACGAGCAGCTGCACCAGGGCCGCACCAAGATGTACAAGTCGAAGGTGGATGTCGTCCTGGGCGCCCAGTGGGGCGACGAGGGCAAGGGCAAAGTGGTGGACATGCTGGCCTCCGATGTGGACATCGTCTGCAGGTGTCAG GGCGGCAATAACGCTGGACACACTGTGGTGGCTAATGGCACGGAGTTCGACTTCCATCTCCTGCCCAGTGGTGTGGTGAACGAGAAGTGCGTTTCCGTCATTG GCAATGGCGTCGTCATTCACCTGCCCTCGCTGTTCGACGAGGTGCTGAAGAACGAAGCCAAGGGGCTGCAGCACCTAGAGAACCGGCTGATCATCTCGGACCGTGCCCACCTGGTGTTCGACTTCCATCAGCATGTCGATGGCATGCAGGAGGCTGAGAAGGGCGGCAAGTCGCTCGGTACCACCAAGAAGGGCATTGGTCCGGCCTACTCTAGCAAGGCTACCCGCAACGGCATCCGAGTGGGCGAGTTGCTCGGAGACTTCAACCTGTTCAGTGAAAA GTTCAAGTCGATTGTGGCCACGCACGTGCGCCTGTTCCCATCGATTAACGTGGACGTAGAGGCGGAGCTGGCCCGCTACAAGGACTACGCAGATAAGGTGCGTCCCTATGTGAAGGACACCATTTGCTTCCTGCACACCGCCCTGCGCAACGGAAAGACTATCTTGGTCGAAGGCGCCAACGCGGCCATGTTGGACATTGACTTCGGCACGTATCCGTATGTGAcgagcagcaactgcagcattGGAGGAGTTCTCACGGGCCTGGGTCTGCCCCCGCAGACGATTGGAGAGGTAATTGGCGTGGTCAAGGCCTATACGACGCGTGTGGGCGACGGTCCGTTCCCCACCGAGCAACTAAAT GATATTGGTGACTTGCTGCAGACACGCGGCTTCGAAATCGGCGTCACAACCAAACGGAAGCGCCGCTGTGGCTGGCTGGACATACCGCTGCTGAAGTACACCTCGCTGGTCAACGGCTACACTTGCATCTGTGTCACCAAGCTGGATATTCTTGACACGCTGCCGGAGATCAAGGTGGCTGTGGCTTACAAGAAGCCTAATGGCGAAAAGCTTGACCACTTCCCCGGCACCATAGCTGAGCTGGGAAGCATTGAGGTGGAGTACGCCGTGCTGCCGGGCTGGCAGACATCCACTGAGGATGTGCGTAACTTCAAGGAGCTGCCGGAGAATGCCCAGAGCTATGTCCGGTTCCTGGAGAGCGAGCTGAGTGTGCCCGTGCGTTGGGTGGGCGTTGGAAAGGGTCGCGAGTCCATCATCAATGTGCATTAA